From a region of the Nonlabens sp. Hel1_33_55 genome:
- a CDS encoding metallophosphoesterase yields MRTLAIGDIHGGHKALTQLLDRVDPQPQDQLIFLGDYVDGWSESYEVIEELISLARKRKQNNHTAPIYLRGNHDELVLNFLVKDQRNEQWLYHGGSSTVESYEGKSKDDIARHIKFFTENLVDFLELDGNGFFHAGFHNLNGPHHEYYKNLPYWDRSLWEMALCIDPNLSQDNPRFPNRLKLYKEIFIGHTPTTRLDSTKPIHAANIWNVDTGAAFTGPLTALCVETKEIWQSDPLVDLYPDEDGRN; encoded by the coding sequence TTGAGAACATTAGCAATAGGCGATATACACGGCGGCCACAAGGCACTAACACAATTACTGGATCGAGTCGATCCACAACCACAGGACCAACTTATCTTTCTGGGAGATTATGTAGATGGATGGTCAGAAAGCTATGAGGTCATAGAAGAATTGATATCGCTTGCGCGAAAGCGTAAACAAAACAATCATACTGCACCTATCTATCTAAGAGGTAATCACGACGAGCTCGTACTCAACTTTCTGGTCAAAGATCAACGGAACGAGCAATGGTTGTATCACGGTGGTTCCAGTACCGTCGAGAGTTATGAGGGAAAGTCAAAAGACGATATTGCGAGACATATTAAATTTTTTACTGAGAATTTGGTTGACTTTTTGGAATTGGATGGTAACGGTTTTTTCCATGCCGGTTTCCACAACCTTAATGGGCCGCATCACGAGTATTACAAAAACCTACCGTATTGGGATCGATCGTTATGGGAAATGGCTTTATGCATAGATCCAAACCTTTCACAAGACAACCCTAGATTTCCCAATAGACTTAAACTCTACAAAGAAATTTTTATAGGTCACACACCTACCACACGGCTGGACTCCACAAAACCTATTCATGCTGCCAATATCTGGAATGTCGACACCGGCGCGGCCTTCACAGGACCGCTGACGGCGCTTTGCGTAGAGACCAAAGAAATCTGGCAAAGCGATCCATTAGTTGATTTGTATCCAGATGAGGATGGTCGCAATTAA
- a CDS encoding ATP-binding protein: MINKRLLVKNLLAHNDENSFYDKKLRVDLSNKEGKAKFLKHICALSNSNPANNSYIVVGVDDRKNEIVGVDFFDDSKLQNLINAYLDNAPLVMYENVPFPHLPIDKVVGLVTIRAQNGIVALRKNIWKYYGGAVFFRDGSISMPKDFGIRTDDVNSPIVNEIEKNASNNIELTLDRVQDFMNRRENGLESFYKVFKEQFVICWSGKVKRKKNQEYYYRVDIEMVNEQVRLFYSALDEVQISYDEDSFSILEFVELGLGDRHAYHPLERQTFRFFPNGTYKLENKILFNPPFYDRRTLHHIYNANLSLLHRISNGIKLKEQALIDLRNLPETMLICHFNNVGEPIEKMKAARTHLKNFPDTYKAYKESLRILRKVKYNS, translated from the coding sequence ATGATCAATAAACGGCTTCTTGTTAAAAATCTGCTCGCACACAACGATGAGAACAGCTTTTATGACAAAAAGTTGCGCGTGGATTTATCGAATAAAGAAGGAAAAGCGAAGTTTCTCAAGCACATTTGCGCACTTTCCAATTCGAATCCCGCAAACAATAGCTACATCGTTGTGGGCGTCGATGACCGTAAGAACGAGATCGTAGGCGTGGATTTTTTTGATGATTCAAAACTGCAAAATTTGATCAACGCCTATCTGGATAATGCACCGCTGGTGATGTATGAAAATGTACCGTTCCCGCATTTACCTATTGATAAGGTAGTAGGCCTGGTTACCATTCGTGCCCAGAATGGCATTGTTGCGTTGCGCAAAAATATCTGGAAATATTATGGCGGTGCCGTTTTTTTCAGGGATGGTAGTATTTCTATGCCTAAGGATTTTGGTATAAGAACGGACGATGTCAATTCGCCTATAGTCAATGAGATCGAGAAAAATGCAAGCAACAATATTGAACTGACGCTGGACCGCGTGCAGGACTTTATGAACCGTCGCGAGAATGGTTTAGAATCATTTTATAAAGTTTTCAAAGAGCAGTTTGTGATATGCTGGTCAGGAAAAGTAAAGCGCAAAAAGAATCAGGAATACTATTATCGAGTCGATATTGAAATGGTCAACGAGCAGGTGCGGCTATTTTACAGCGCACTGGATGAGGTACAGATTTCCTATGATGAGGACAGCTTTAGCATTCTGGAATTTGTGGAACTGGGATTGGGCGATAGACACGCTTATCATCCGTTGGAGCGGCAAACGTTTCGGTTTTTTCCTAATGGTACCTACAAATTGGAAAATAAGATCTTGTTCAACCCACCATTTTACGATAGGCGTACGCTACACCATATTTATAACGCAAATCTGTCGCTTTTACACAGGATCAGCAATGGCATAAAACTTAAGGAACAAGCACTGATCGACCTGCGCAATCTGCCAGAAACCATGCTTATTTGCCATTTCAACAACGTGGGTGAACCCATAGAAAAAATGAAGGCTGCACGCACCCATCTTAAAAATTTTCCTGACACCTATAAGGCTTATAAAGAGTCGTTGCGTATCTTGAGAAAAGTAAAATACAACTCTTGA
- a CDS encoding UDP-2,3-diacylglucosamine diphosphatase gives MQIPEGKKIYFSSDNHLGAPTAELSKPREKKFLRWLDMVKEDAAAIFLLGDLFDFWFEYKTVVPKGQVRVLGKLAEIRDSGIPIYFFVGNHDLWMFGYFEDELDIPVYHEPKMFEFSGKKFFIGHGDGKGPGDKGYKRMKKVFTNPFFQWCFKWIHPDLGVRLARHLSVKNKLISGDEDAIYLGEEQEWLAQYSKRKLEDLHYDYFIFGHRHLPMKIDINPESTYYNLGDWITHYTYGVYDGNSFTLMKFEE, from the coding sequence ATGCAGATTCCCGAAGGCAAAAAAATCTATTTTTCCAGTGACAATCACCTAGGTGCGCCTACGGCAGAGCTTAGCAAACCGCGCGAGAAAAAATTCTTGCGATGGCTGGACATGGTCAAGGAAGATGCCGCAGCTATTTTCCTGCTGGGCGATTTATTTGATTTCTGGTTTGAGTACAAAACCGTGGTACCTAAAGGACAGGTGCGCGTACTGGGCAAACTTGCCGAAATACGTGACAGTGGTATTCCCATCTACTTTTTTGTAGGCAATCATGATTTATGGATGTTTGGCTACTTTGAAGATGAGCTGGACATTCCCGTTTATCACGAGCCCAAGATGTTCGAATTCAGCGGTAAGAAATTCTTTATTGGACACGGCGATGGAAAAGGTCCCGGCGACAAAGGCTATAAGCGAATGAAGAAGGTTTTTACAAATCCTTTTTTTCAGTGGTGCTTCAAGTGGATCCATCCAGATCTAGGCGTGCGGCTAGCGCGGCATTTATCGGTCAAGAACAAATTAATTTCTGGTGATGAGGATGCTATTTATTTAGGCGAGGAACAAGAATGGCTGGCCCAATATTCCAAGCGCAAGCTGGAAGATCTACATTATGATTACTTCATTTTTGGTCATCGCCATTTGCCGATGAAAATCGACATTAATCCAGAATCGACGTACTACAACTTAGGCGACTGGATAACTCACTACACCTACGGTGTTTACGACGGGAACTCTTTTACACTTATGAAATTTGAGGAATAG
- a CDS encoding PAS domain-containing sensor histidine kinase, which produces MDRSLQKNPIYQAPIAIAYLDTDLKYVAHSKKWCTDYGLECLDLVGKHHYDVFPAVEAAYGEQHQRILKEGLEESHDAEKFVREDGTVHWLKWSHGPTRDENNTITGIVMMTEDVSESINKRSKLDREHQLLLDAANKAKIGSWEMNHLTNELYWSRVTKKIHQVSEDFIPDVATGINFYKPGVNQEIVTDLFTRSYETGERLEAELQIITAKGKERWVRSVMKAEIVDGRCIRQYGTFEDITEKVESEMNYKLALRKFHDVFEASGIGKIVVDPIDLSITEVNPKMCELLNYEASHVKTSSLEKYVLKSDFPRLFNAVTDLLNKKIEGIDITINLKKSTGRFIICSVIGTLIEDDNGDPVDLVIQVIDISAIKKKEDEVNAFTKYVEQQNERLLNFAHIVSHNLRSHSSNFEVLLNLYKQETEVEDQQNIIKLLSSSSSQLAETIGHLNDVVAVNTQKIELTNIYLKENIFKVMENISSQIKEYHINVHVEIDDDFTVAASPAYLESILLNLLTNSIKYRKKEEPTKITIKAFKHEGKSRIIFEDNGIGIDMKLNGHKIFGMYKTFHGNKDARGIGLYMTKNQVEAMGGTIRVESEKNVGTKFKITL; this is translated from the coding sequence ATGGATCGATCCCTACAAAAAAACCCTATTTACCAAGCCCCAATAGCCATTGCGTATCTAGATACTGATCTTAAATATGTGGCTCATTCAAAAAAGTGGTGTACCGATTATGGTTTAGAGTGCCTTGATTTGGTAGGTAAACATCATTACGATGTTTTTCCAGCGGTAGAAGCGGCATATGGTGAGCAACATCAAAGAATTTTAAAGGAAGGTCTTGAAGAATCCCACGACGCAGAAAAGTTCGTACGTGAAGATGGAACGGTTCACTGGCTCAAATGGAGCCACGGTCCTACAAGAGATGAGAACAATACTATCACCGGTATTGTAATGATGACTGAGGATGTCTCAGAGAGTATTAATAAAAGGTCCAAACTGGATCGCGAGCACCAACTATTGCTTGATGCTGCAAATAAGGCGAAAATAGGGTCGTGGGAAATGAATCATTTAACTAATGAACTCTACTGGTCGAGAGTCACTAAGAAAATCCACCAAGTCAGTGAAGATTTTATTCCAGATGTAGCCACTGGTATCAATTTTTATAAACCAGGAGTCAATCAAGAAATTGTTACCGATCTATTCACCAGATCCTATGAAACAGGAGAACGCTTGGAAGCTGAACTCCAAATTATAACTGCAAAAGGAAAAGAACGTTGGGTACGCAGCGTGATGAAAGCAGAAATTGTTGACGGTAGATGCATACGACAGTACGGTACTTTTGAAGACATTACTGAGAAGGTAGAGTCTGAGATGAATTACAAACTCGCTCTACGTAAATTTCACGACGTATTTGAAGCGTCTGGAATAGGTAAAATTGTAGTTGATCCTATTGATCTAAGTATTACAGAGGTAAATCCCAAGATGTGTGAATTGCTCAACTATGAGGCAAGTCACGTCAAAACTTCATCCCTGGAAAAATATGTATTGAAATCTGATTTCCCCAGACTTTTCAATGCGGTAACTGATCTTTTAAATAAGAAGATTGAAGGTATAGACATTACTATTAATCTTAAAAAATCCACTGGAAGATTCATTATTTGTTCGGTCATTGGTACTTTGATAGAAGATGATAATGGAGATCCTGTAGATCTTGTAATCCAGGTAATTGATATTTCTGCTATCAAAAAGAAAGAAGATGAGGTTAACGCATTTACAAAGTATGTAGAGCAACAGAATGAAAGACTGCTAAATTTTGCCCACATTGTCTCTCATAACTTAAGATCCCATTCCAGTAATTTTGAGGTGTTACTCAATTTGTATAAACAGGAGACTGAAGTCGAGGACCAACAAAATATTATCAAACTACTCTCATCATCCAGTTCCCAACTTGCGGAAACTATAGGCCATTTAAATGACGTTGTAGCGGTAAATACCCAAAAAATAGAGTTGACCAATATCTACTTGAAGGAAAATATCTTTAAGGTAATGGAGAACATTTCTTCACAAATCAAAGAATACCATATTAATGTACATGTAGAAATAGACGATGATTTTACTGTGGCTGCATCACCTGCTTATCTGGAAAGCATACTACTCAACTTACTTACCAATAGTATTAAGTATAGGAAAAAAGAGGAGCCTACCAAGATCACAATTAAGGCTTTCAAACATGAAGGAAAGTCCAGGATTATTTTTGAAGACAACGGTATAGGAATCGACATGAAACTTAATGGCCATAAGATTTTTGGCATGTATAAAACATTTCATGGGAATAAGGATGCACGTGGCATAGGTCTTTACATGACCAAGAATCAAGTGGAAGCCATGGGTGGTACCATCAGAGTGGAGAGCGAGAAAAACGTTGGTACAAAATTTAAAATTACCTTATAG
- a CDS encoding two-component system response regulator, which produces MTLDYTWIIDDDAIFTFTVKKMLQLHNLTHRIDTFPNGMEAKLQLDNLREHKLSYPNVILLDINMPILDGWQFMDEFAQFPDKENIIVYLVSSSIDPNDRLKADRYEDIEDFVVKPVTLKALSSLISDARTLMDIS; this is translated from the coding sequence ATGACATTAGATTATACTTGGATTATTGACGATGATGCCATATTTACTTTCACGGTAAAAAAGATGCTGCAGTTACATAACCTGACGCATAGGATAGACACGTTTCCAAACGGAATGGAAGCCAAACTACAATTAGATAATCTTAGAGAACATAAACTTTCTTATCCTAATGTAATTCTTCTTGACATCAACATGCCCATTCTTGATGGTTGGCAGTTTATGGATGAGTTTGCTCAGTTTCCTGATAAAGAAAACATCATTGTCTATTTAGTGAGTTCTTCAATTGATCCCAATGATAGGCTCAAAGCTGATAGATATGAAGATATTGAAGATTTTGTAGTGAAACCAGTGACGCTTAAAGCCTTATCAAGTTTAATATCTGATGCTAGAACTTTAATGGATATCTCTTAA